One region of Primulina huaijiensis isolate GDHJ02 unplaced genomic scaffold, ASM1229523v2 scaffold24871, whole genome shotgun sequence genomic DNA includes:
- the LOC140967315 gene encoding elongation factor Tu, mitochondrial-like — MASVVVRNPNSKRAITLMPRIYSSCGRGSAVSSPFSASESNIHSTSVCNPWWRSMATFTRTKPHVNVGTIGHVDHGKTTLTAAITRVLSEEGHAKAVAFDEIDKAPEEKKRGITIATAHVEYETAKRHYAHVDCPGHADYVKNMITGAAQMDGGILVVSAPDGPMPQTKEHILLARQVGVPSLVCFLNKVDAVDDPELLELVEMELRELLSFYKFPGDEIPIVRGSALSALEGTNEEIGKKAILKLMDAVDSYIPDPIRVLDKPFLMPVEDVFTIQGRGTVATGRVEQGIIKPGEEVEILGLSLNKLKTTVTGVEMFKKTLDFGQAGDNVGLLLRGLKRDDIQRGMVVAKPSTLKTYTKFEAEIYVLTKEEGGRHTAFFSNYRPQFYMRTADVTGKVELPENVKMVMPGDNVTAVFELIYPVPLEAGQRFALREGGRTVGAGVVSKVMS; from the exons ATGGCGTCGGTGGTTGTCCGGAACCCGAATTCGAAGCGGGCGATCACACTCATGCCGCGAATCTACTCGTCGTGTGGCCGAGGATCCGCTGTCTCGTCGCCTTTTTCTGCATCGGAATCCAATATCCATTCCACCTCCGTATGCAATCCCTGGTGGAGATCCATGGCTACCTTCACTCGCAC AAAGCCTCATGTAAATGTGGGAACGATTGGGCATGTTGACCATGGAAAAACTACATTAACCGCAGCGATCACCAGG GTATTGTCAGAAGAAGGTCATGCTAAAGCTGTTGCCTTTGATGAAATTGATAAAGCCCCTGAAGAGAAAAAGAGAGGGATCACAATTGCCACG GCTCATGTAGAGTACGAAACAGCAAAGAGACATTATGCTCATGTTGACTGTCCTGGACATGCTGATTATGTGAAG AACATGATTACTGGTGCTGCTCAAATGGACGGGGGTATCCTTGTTGTGTCTGCCCCTGATGGTCCGATGCCACAAACTAAGGAACACATTCTGCTCGCACGCCAG GTTGGTGTGCCATCACTTGTGTGCTTCCTTAATAAAGTTGATGCTGTGGATGACCCAGAATTGCTGGAACTTGTGGAAATGGAACTACGTG AACTGCTAAGCTTCTACAAGTTTCCTGGGGATGAGATTCCAATTGTCCGAGGATCGGCTCTGTCTGCTTTAGAGGGGACGAATGAGGAAATAGGAAAAAAGGCTATATTAAAGTTAATGGATGCTGTAGATTCATATATTCCAGATCCAATACGTGTACTTGATAAGCCTTTCCTGATGCCCGTGGAAGATGTTTTTACTATTCAG GGGCGTGGAACTGTTGCGACGGGCCGTGTTGAACAGGGAATAATCAAACCAGGGGAAGAAGTAGAAATTTTGGGGCTCTCGCTG AACAAACTAAAAACTACGGTAACTGGTGTAGAGATGTTCAAGAAGACTCTGGATTTTGGTCAG GCCGGCGACAATGTGGGTCTGCTATTGCGTGGCTTGAAACGTGATGATATCCAACGAGGAATG GTGGTTGCAAAACCCAGTACTCTTAAAACCTACACAAAATTTGAGGCAGAAATATATGTCCTCACAAAAGAGGAAGGGGGTCGTCATACCGCTTTCTTTTCGAATTATAGACCTCAATTCTACATGAGGACAGCTGATGTCACTGGTAAAGTCGAGTTGCCAGAAAATGTGAAGATGGTTATGCCCGGGGACAATGTAACTGCTGTTTTCGAGCTTATCTACCCGGTTCCTCTTGAAGCAG GCCAAAGATTTGCCCTGAGAGAGGGTGGCCGAACAGTTGGTGCTGGAGTTGTTTCAAAAGTTATGAGTTGA